The Flavobacterium johnsoniae genomic sequence GCTGCTCTTTCATAAGTTGGAGTATTATCTTCGCCTATTAAATAATCTAGCTGATACATTTTATAATCTTCTTTTACCGATTTCATCAGTTTTGAATTTGGATATTTATTCATGAAATTTTCCCAAGAAACCACTCGATCTCCTAAATCTTTAAAAGAAATAATAAGTCCGGCATCTGCAGAATAAGGCTGTTTGTTTTCTTCACTTTGCATGAACAAATATTCTTTGTAATCGCGCGTTACATAGTTTTTAAAAAGCGTATAATAAAAATCGGGTTTGGTTGTAATTTCAACAATACCTTCTCCTAATTCATCAAACTGAAGTTGGTGTTTTAAAAGTTTATCATTTAAAGATTTGATTTCCTTTTTATCTGCTTCTTTTTCGCTGTAAAAATTTTGCAGTAAACGATCTTCTTTTTCGTCTATCTTGTGCAGTAAATAACCATTTTCTTCATGATATTTTTCATACAAAACATTGGCTTCTTCAGCAGAAATAGATTTTAATTTTAAGACAATTTCGTCTTTCTTTTTAGTGAATAAATCCAAAAGTGATCCAGAATTAGAAATCACTTCAGATGCAGAATGATCGGCAGAAATACTGTCATTTTTTATTTCCGACGAATTTGTAACTGTTGTGTTTTCAGTTTTTTTGCAGGCAGAAAATAAAATGATTATGGCTAATAAAGTAATAAGTTTTCTCATTTATTTATTAATAAGTATTGATAATGATTTTAGTTTTAAAAGGGATGAGTTTACATTAAAAAAGGACAAAAAAAAGATAGAATTCTTCTTTGTCCTTTTGAGAATCTGTTTGAAAGAAAAGAATACAGTTTATTTAGGTTTAAACTCTTTTACTCCTCTAAATTGTTTAAATTCTGAATATATTTCGATACCGAGAATTTTCCATTTTCTTGTGCCGGTAACTGAATATTGATAAATATTTTTTTTCTCCAATTTATCTAGAAATATATTTTGAGTCTTCCATTCTGTACCACTTAAAAAACCGCTTCTGGTAACAATTGCCGAAATTGCATTTTCATCATCATGAACCACATTCAATTCAATTTTTGTTGCTAAATCATCTTCTAGCGTAATCTCTGAGAAAAACGTATTTTGATTTACTTTCTTTTTATGAAATTCAAATTTTTTATCTTCTAAACTCTTGCTCGGTTTTGTGATGAAAGATAAAGCAAAGAAAGAAAAAAGGATAGCAACAAAAAGTCCAATTTTTTGACGGATTTCGACAGCTTTATTAATACAAAAAGTAATAAAAACCAGAAATGTAAAAACATTTAGTATACCCCAGATTAACTGTATCATAAATTTAATTTTGGTATATCAAAAATACATTTTTTTTGTTTTAAAAATAAGAGAATACTTATTTTAATTGTTCTTCAATAATCTTTCCTATGTCGGTATTTGAATTGTCATAAGCTAGAATGTCGCCTTTTTTATCAATAACGATACGTGTTGGGATAGCTTGAATTTTATAATTGCCAACTACTTCTTGTTTGAGATCAAAAACAACGTTAAAGTCAAATTTTTTCTCTGTAATATAAGAACTTACTTTTTTTAAAATCTCGTCTTCTTTACCATTTTCCCAAGTGTTAACAAACAGGAAAGCAACATCTTTATCTTTGTATTTAGTCACTAAATGCTGCATTTTTGGAAAAGAAGCTTTACATGGTCCGCACCAAGTTGCCCAGAAATCAAGAACAACTATTTTTCCTTTATAATCTGAAAGTTTTGTGTCTTTTCCGTCTAGATTTTTCAAGGTAAAGTCAAAGGCATTTTTACTTCCAAATTTTTCAAGAAGATCTTTGTTTTTGTTTTCTTGTGCTAACAAATCTGTTTTTTGCTGAATGGCATCAAATTCAGCCATAGGCAATTTCTTTTCAATGTAAATTTCTTTAAGTTTAGAAAGAAATGCAGGTGAAGTATTGCCTTTACTGATTTCATCTTCAATATAAGCTTTTACTTCATCTTTACTTTTTACCTTATCCAACATTGCTAAATAGCGTTCTTTTCCGCCAGCGTCCAATCCGTCAAGAGCTTTAACTCCGCTTTGGTATTTAAAAGCTTCATCATATTTGCCTTGTTTATAAAGCAGAAGTGCATAAGTATCAGCAAACATATTGAATTTGCCATTATAATCAGGCGTGTAACATTCTTTTCGTTTTGCTTCAATAATGTCTACTGATCGTTTAGAAACTTTTGTGGCAAAGTCAATATCTTTTACAGGCATTGTTAAATCACCGCCAGATTGGCCCCAAGCAAAATTGTTATATGTGTCTTCTGGAAGATTTAAATAAGGTTCGCAGGCTATAGCCTTTTCCAATTCTCCTTTATCTAAATATATAGGCACCAAAGCAGAATAAAAATAACTTAGTGATCTCTTAGAAGTATCGTTAGGATATTTTGTTTTAAAAGCATTAAGACTTTCTAAAATAGAAGCTTCTGTTTTATCAGGCTGATCAAAGAATTTTCGAATAAAATCCATTGCATCAATTCTATTTGCAGGAAACTTTTCTGAAATTTCTGTTTTTAATTTTTTTGCTTGATCTTGCGTCTCATTATTAGAACTATAGATGTAATACGCAGAAGTTAAATATTCTTCAGTATTTCTTTTTACACATTTATCGGCAAAAGCTAGAAGGTCTTTTTCTCCTTGTTCTCTGTTGAGAGACTTTTTAGTATATAAATATTCTAAAGAAACGATATCATCTCTTAATTTTGGATATTTTGCAAATACAGCATCATATTCAGCAATTAAATCTTCTCTTTTTGGATCTGATTTTAGTCTAAAAAAGTACCCCCCATTACTTCTAACAGAAATTTCGTTTATCAAACTTTTTCTTAATTCAATATCATTTTGTGTTTTTAAAAGTACAGAATAACCTTTTTCATTATTGCTATCTGCAATTTTTTGTGAATCGTTTATAGTCGCTAGAATAACTCTAACAGAATCAGGAACTTTTGCGGTAAACTCATAACGTTTTCCACTTTTTTTCAGCGGACTTATGTCAGAAGAAAAATCAGTAGGAGTAATATAGAGAAAATTTACTTTAGCGTTGTCTTCAATAACAAGACCTTGCGGAGGTTCATAAACATACGTATTGGGTTTGCCAATGTTGAATTTTGAGTTTTTTAGATAGATTTTTCCGTTTTGAGAAAATAGATTGCTAACAACGGCAAAGAATAACAAAAGGTAGATTTTTTTCATCTGTTTGTGGTTTTTTGTTTGTTTATTTCTTAATTGTTTAACGAATTGTAAAAGTAAATATTATATCATCCATTGTTTTTTTATTAAGAAAATATTAGCAAAAACGACAAAATTATTTTGAAATTTTTAGCGTAAGTATATCTTTTTAAATAGTTTACTTTTTTATACCAATTGCGGTTCTGTAAAATTCATAACCTTTTTCAGATCGGTTAAGAAGATACTTTTTACGATAATCATCAGCTCCTAAATCTTCACGAAGCTCAATATTAAACTGATTTAAGTAATCTGAAAGGTCTTCTGGAAAAAAGCCAAATGTCCAGTGTTCTTCTAAATTTTCAAGATCTTCCAGAAGTTTTTTACCGCCTAAAAAAGATTCTGGATTTAAGAGAATATTTTTATGTACGTAAGTAAAAATAATATGACTGTTTGCAGCGAATTTTGAAATAAAGGCAAAAGTGCTTTTTACAGCATCTTCGGTTAGATAATTCGTTACGCCTTCCCAAATTATGGCAGTTGGTTTAGAAAAGTCTAAATTATTCTCCGAAGCCAGTTGTTCTAAATTTTGCTTGTTAAAATCAATCTGAAGAAAATGAATATTTTGAGGAATTTTTCCGATTCTGTTTTTATAAACTTCAGCTTTGAAATTTGATGTATTCGGATGATCAATTTCTATTACAGGAATTTCTTTTAGTAAATCAAGGCGTACAGCTCTCGTGTCAAAACCCGCGCCTAAAATTATAACTTGTTTTATGCCGTTTGAAACCGCATTTTTAAGTAAATCATCAATGTATTTTGTTCTGGCAATTCCAGAAGACAAAGCTCCTGGAATCTTTTTTTGTATAATATTATCAATATATTTTGCAGCAATTGGATATTTATATAATTGAGTTGCAAGTCTTAATTTTGAATCTATAAAATGAATGGCATAAGGATCTGAAAACAATCTTTCTTTACGTTGTGTTTCCAATGCACGAAAGAACGCCATATATTGTGCCGTTCTGCTTGTTTTTTCTGCTTTCATTTTAATCTATTTTCTAGAAAACAAATTCTCAACAACCCAAGCTGGTCCAATTAATAAAAACTGAAGATCTTTAAGAAAAGATGGTTTTTTTCCTTCAATATTGTGTCCATAAAATTGTCCGATCCAGGCAATAACAAATACGCCAATCGAGAAAGCCCATAAAGTAACAAACTGTCCGATGTAGTAATTTGCAAATAAACAAAGCATAGAAAAAACAGCAATTTTAATTGCCATAGAAATTGATAATCTGATGTAGAAAATAAGAACAAAAAGCAAAACTATGAAAGCCCAATTTTCGATAATTGGCGCATTTAGTTTTAACGTATTTGAAATTATCGAACTCGGAATGCTCATTAATAATCCGACGATAGAAAAGAAAATGGCTGGTACACAAATGTAGTGTATGGCTTTGTTTTTTGGGTTTTGGTGACTTATTGCATATTCTGCAAACCATTGGTCTAATGTTCTCATTTTTGTGGTTTTATAGTTAGGTTGCAGTAAATCTAATGAAATTTCTTTTACGTTAATCGGAGAACCATAAACGAAAAACTAACTAGTAAAAAAACTATTTCTGATTATATTGAAAAACATTATCCCATAGTTCGTCAATTGTAATAAGAGCTTCGTTTAAAGATAAAACGGACCATTTTCCATTATTTTCTAAACCAAGTCCGATACTTTTTAATTTTAATAGAGCGTCATTTACGTCAAAATCGAAATCGGTATTTAATTTTGTTTTAAACCAAGATTCGATTTTATTGTCAAGTTCATCAGCTGTTAATGATTTTTCACTTTCGTGTAAAAAAGTATAAGCTAGAATGGTTTCTTTTAAAGCTTCTTCTTCAGACGAATTTAAAAGCGAATAGAAAGCTCCACTGTTATTTCCAACATTTTTAAAGTACAAACTATCAGAGAGAGTTTTAGAATATCTGATTTTCTTGTTTATAAAATTATTGTACTGACGAAAGCAATAAACTGCTAAGATTCCTAAAGCAATTAAACCTTGATTTAAAGATGTTTTGCTGTTGAGTAAATCGATTGTTTCGCCAGTTTGATATGCGTCGTACATATTAATCAAAGCCGGAATTACTTTCGCGCTCAATAATGAGATTCCACCAAAAACAGCCGGAACCCAAAGTAGCATTTTGTCTTTTAAAGACATTTTAGGAATTGCATTCGGAAAAATCGTCTCGAGATCATTTTTAGGAACTCTTTTGAAAATTTTCAATCCAATAGAACCTGGGTCAATTGGCATTTTTCCTAATTTGACTTTCTTACTTTTAAGATAATCTGCGTCGCTGTAATTTAAATAAATTAAGACACGATCGTAATATTCTATTTCTACTTCTTTTGTCCAAAAAAAGTATTTTTTGACTTTTTCTTTGCTTTTATGATGACCTCGTGCGTAGAGTTCGAAATCTTTAAATGCATTAAAATCGATAGAAAGATTTAAGCCAATCAAATCAGATTCTTTAAAAGCTTTATCCAAAGCATTCTGATCAATTCTGTAATAATTTCCACGTTCTAAAACCTTCAAAAGTGTTTCTTTAAAAACTGGAAAATCACTTTTATTGATAAACTGCTCGCGTTCTTTTTCGCTTAAATCTGGATCGTAAAGCGCATAATTCTGTTTAAGATTTCGATTAAGATTAAAAGATTCATAATGATAATAATGCTCGATAATATCGAAAAGTTTCTTAAAATCTTCTGTTTTTTTAGCATCTTCAGCGAAAGCGGCAATTTGCTGTTCGAGTAAAAATTCTTTGTTAAACGGAATATAATGTTCTCGCTTCATGTCGATTTTGGGCTTTAATTTCGTGGCGTTTATTGAGCGCAAAAATACGGCTTTTTTCTTAGAGGCAAAGTTGCATTATTATAAAGAACTAGAACAAAAAAGCATTTAAAAATATAAAAGCCGTAAAGAATTTCTTTACGGCTTTTTGTTTGCAAAGCAAATGTGTTTTTAAATTATTAATAAAGCTTTTGCGCAACCAAAGCTCCATACGCAGCTGAAAATACAACTCCTGTTCCATTATAAATACGTGGAGTATTAGTTGTTACATTACCCATTATTTGATACCATAAATAAATAGTATCTACTGGTTTTGTTACATTTACTACAAATACATAATTCCAGTTAAGAAGTTTGTTTGCAGGTATAACTTGAGTTGATATGCTTGTATGCCCTCCATTCCCAAAAATAGTCGAGGGAGTAAAAACACTAGAACTTGAAGACCATCCCGCAACTAATTCGGCGTAGTTTAATGAAGTGGAATTAGAGGGAGTCCAGTTGCTAGTTCTGTCTGTTAAATAAATTATCCAGCTCCCTTTTCCTAATGTTAATGAACGTCCTGAATAAATAAAGCGATTATAAGCTAAATTCATTGCCGAACCTTGAGGTGCCATAAATGATGCTGCTGCAACTGGCGCAACCCATTTAGCAACACCATTAGCATCAGATGTTAATATTTTACCAGCGCCTTGTGTTCCGTCAACAATTTGTAAAGCACCATTAGTTGTTCCATTATTAATCTGAAGTTTTGCGTTATCTCCTCCTGTCAATGATTTATTAGTATTAATGAGTACCTGACCGTTGGTTGTAATACGCATTTTTTCGTTATCTTTAGTTAAAATCGGAAGGTCAAAAGCATCTTTTGTACCTAAATTTTCAACTGCATTGTTTGTATTTCCATTCAGCTGCCATTGTGGAGTTGTATCTACTTGTACTTTTTTTCCATTAGGACTCACTAAAGTTTCTGTTTGCGCAGAAACTAACATGCATTGTGTTAATAGAAATGATATTAAAAGTTTTTTCATTTTTTTAAACGTTTTTTACTAGGTGTTTTTTTGTGTCAAAAACCTATTAATAAAATGGTGTGAAAAATTAGTATCAATCACAAAATTTGTTCTTAAGAATTAATAAAGTTTTTGTGCAATTAAACTTCCATACGCAGTTGAAAATGAATCTCCATTTCCATTATAAATAAATGGAATATTAGTTGTTACATTGCCCAAGATCTGATACCATAAATAAATGGTATCTACTGGTTTTGTCACATTTACTACAAATACATAATTAAAATTAAGGAATTTGTTTTGCGGGATAATTTGAGTAGATACACACGAGTGCCCTGCATTTGCAAAGATAGATGAAGGTGTAAAAACGGTAGAACTTGAAGACCATCCTGCAACTAATTCGCCGTAGTTAAATTCGTTGGCAGTAGAAGGAGTCCAATTACCGGTTCTGTCTGTCAAATAAATTATCCAACTTCCTTTTCCTAAGGTTAATGAACGCCCAGAATATGTAAAATGATCATAAACTAAATCCATTTGTACACCAGGAGGCGCCATAAAAGAAGCGGCGGCAATTGGAGCAACCCATGTAGCAACACCATTTGCATCAGAGGTTAGTATTCTGCCTTCGCCTTGCGTTCCGTCTACAATTTGTAAAGCACCATTAGTTGTTCCGTTGTTAATTTGAAGTTTTGCGTTATTTCCTCCGTTAAGTGATTTGTCGGTATTAATTAAAACTTGTCCATCGGTTGTAATACGCATTTTTTCGGTATCATTGGTTATAACCGGAAGATCAAAAGCATCTTTTGTACCTAATTTTTTAAGTTCATTGTTGGTATTTCCATTCAGTTCCCATTGAGGAGTTATATTTACTTTTACTTTTTTACCGTTGGGAGTAACTAATGTTTCTGTTTGCGCAGAAACTAACATGCATTGTGTCAATAAAAATGACAATAACAGTTTTTTCATTTTTTTTTGTTTTTTGAAATTTGTTTTTGAGTATTTTTCAATATTAAATGCCATTTATAAAAAGGCAGACAAAATTATGATGAATGAAAAATATTTATAGCTCTCCAAAAGTTTTGTTTATATCAGATTAGGGTAAATTTTACTTGATGTAGTTAAATCTCTGTTATATAGGAGAAAAGATATTGGAAAATAAAAGAATTTGATAAAATGAGGTAATTACGAATGCAAAAAAAAGTGGGATTTCTAATCGGTACCAGCGATTTGAAATCCCACTTCTGTGTTCCAAAAAAAGTGACAAAAAATTTAAAAGCCTTCTAGGAGAAAACCTTATTCTAACTAAAAATTATTCACAGCAAGTTTACGCCAAAATAAAATCATGGCTATACGTATTTATACCTGTTTTTTTGAAAGGTGTAAAGTTGCAAAGTGACAAAGTTGCAAAGGTTGTTTAGTTTAAAGTCGACTTTTTGAGATTGATAACTCCTTGAATATATTTTATTAATTCTTCTTTTGTTACCGAAAAATTGGCTTTTTCAGCTTCAGTATTTAAGTATAAAGTAGCAATACTTTCGGCATCCATATTCTGAGACAGATAGTGATGTTCTGCATATTGTATTAGAGAATCAACAAAAATTTCGCGTTGTTTGCCTTTTTCAATTGTTTCCTGATCGCCATCTTTTATTTTGTCGATTACAGATTCTGGTAAATCTATCGTAAGATACATGCAATCTACGGCAACTTTATTAAGTATTTCTTTTTCGACTCTTCCAGTTGCATTGCAGTAAGCGCATGGAGCAGGAACCCATTTTAATTGTCGATTCAATCGAATGATATCTTCCCAGTCAACAAATCCTTTTCCAAGACATCTCGGACATTCTAAATCTGATTTTCTAAAAAAATTAAAAATGCGCATTGGTTATAAAATAATCTTAGTAGTTGTGTCGCGCGAATTTAAATAAATAAGTAAGAAAAATTACTCGTATATGTACATTTTTTAAGAAAATAATTCGCAAAATTGCGTTTAAGTATATTTTTGTTTGATTTAAATTAATGACATATAACGTTTTCGTAAATTTGAAACCCCTTGTAATTATTGGGAATACGAGATTTTAATATTGTATTAGATTTAGTACAAAAAGAATTTATTTTTTCAAATTCAATAACGTAAGAAAAAACTTCTTTTGTTTAATTGAAAGAAATGAGTTTAATTTTTTGTTTAATATTCGTTAGACAAAAAATAAACAAAAGATTTTAAAAATTTCTTCAATTACCTAATCGGCAAATTATCCAACAAAATCTGATATTTTCTTCCCACAGGAATAACTTCGCCGTTACTGATCGTTAAAGTTTTATTGACAACCGAAGTAATTTCGCGTGTATTTACAATAAACGAACGATGCACCTGAACAAAATGCGAACAATCAATCTCAGTAGAAATGCTAGCAAGCGAACCGTAAATAATAATTGGAGATTTCAGTTTTCGGCTGTATAATTTCATATAATTACCAAGACTTTCAATATATAAAATATCAGTCAGTGGCGTTTCAATCACTTGACCATTCGAGCGATACGAAAGCACTTTTTCGTTGCTGTTGTCTTCCTTTTTTAGGTTATTTCCAGAATGATAGGTTTTGGCTTTTTCTATTGCTTTGGCAAATTTATCGAGAGAAATAGGTTTTAGAAGATAATCGATAGCATCGTTTTGATAAGCAGAAAGTGCAAAATCTGAGTACGCTGTTGTTACAATTGTAAGCGGGCGATTGGGTTGTAATTCCATTAATTCTACTCCCGAAATTACAGGCATATTAATGTCGAGAAAAATAATATCGTATTGGTTTTCGTTCAGTAGTTTAATAGCTTCCATTCCATTAAAAGCACTTCCGGAATGTTCCAGTTCGTCAAACTTTGAGATGTGAGAAATCAAGGCTTTGTGTGCCGGCGATTCGTCATCAATTATAAGACAGCGGTAGGTAAGTGCCATATGGATAATTTTACGGTAAACATATTTTTCTCTTTTTTACAGCTTAAGTCGTGTTTTAAGCCATAAACTTCTAAACGTCTTTTTAGATTTTCAATTCCAATCCCAGTGCTCGAAAGACGCGATTCTGAATCCAAACAATTGTTTTTCAAAGTAAAAATTACACTTCGGCATTTTACTTTTAAATCTAAATTGATGAAAGGTTCAGCAGTTTCAGCAGAAAATTTTACTGCATTTTCAACTAAAGGTAAAAAGAACAATGGCGGAATTTCGATTTCATCATGTAATCCTTCGATATTTTGACTTACAGTAAGTCTTTCGTTTCTAAAGGTATAATATTCGATATATTTTTTTATGAAAGCAATTTCCTCTTCCAATAAAACATAATCTTTTTTTGAAGCCTCAATCTGATAACGCAGCATGTCTGAAAGATTAAGGATTCGATCTGGAACTTTATCTGGTTCTGCCAATGCTTCTCCATAAAGATTATTCATCGCATTCAGCAAAAAATGCGGATTTAATTGTTGTTTTAAAAACGAAAGTTCCGACTTGAAATTCATAATATCTTTATCGGCATCCATGATTTTTTTTGTAATCACAACATGAATAAAATAGAAAAACATTCCATTAATAAGAAGCGATAAAATCTGCAATGTTTTGAAATTTCCGAAACCAACCAATGGGAAAAACCAATTAATAAAAAAATAAAAAGAAGTCCAGTAAGTCAAAAACAGGAGGAAAAATACTTTTACCTTTCTTTTGAATAATAACTTTTTAATTACAAATAGATTAAAAACAGTAATCCAAAGAATACATGGAAAATATCCTATTGCAATTTTACTGACCATATAACAAAAGTCATGACCGGCCAAACGAAGTTCATCATAAACACAGGCAAAAATCACCAATAGAATAAAGGTGTGTACGATGAGATTTCTGAGAAAGAAATTTTGGTAAATTTTGAGAATTTTCATGACGGCAAAAATAATATAATCGTATAGTTTTTAACCATTTGTAAAGAATAATTTATACCAACGCCATTCGTATAAATCATACGCCGTTGGTATAAAATTGCTGTTGTAATAAAGGTTTGTGCTATATTTTTGAATGGTGTTTTGATGATAAATATATAAGTAAAATTCAGGTTTTAAAATTTTTAAAAAAAGAAGAATTTACTTAAATTTAAAATGCTTTATTGAAAGTTTTTACTTAATTTTAAACCTTTCAAATCTAAGCAGAATTTATGATCAAGAAGAAAACCTATAAAATATTTTAACCCTAAAAATATTGTATAATCTTTTTAATCAAAGTGATATGTACCAGTTTAAAGAATTAAAAGAGGCAGATATGGTTGTGGAGATTTTTAAAACAAATGTTCAGAAAGAATCTGATAAAAATTATGTAGTTGCAGTTATACAATCTCAATTTCCTGATTATAAAATTAATTTTGATTTAGAAGATTGCGATAAAATACTCCGAGTAGAAGGTATTGATTTGCAATGCGAAAATATCATGGATTATGTGCATTGTTTAGGTTATACTTGCGAAAGAATAGATTAATAAAATAAAAAACAGGTGTAAATACGCTACGATATATAATTTATTTGTAGGTATTTTGTGTGAAATTTATTTATAGAATTAAATTCATAAAATGACTAATATTATTCTTTCGATTTTTCTTTTTCTTTTAAAACAGTTAAGTTAATTTCTTCTGTTTTCTACTTCTTCTATTGCGAATGATACTTTTTTATTACGAAAAGGTTTGTCCTTTTTTTGCATATAATTTTTCTAATTTTGTGCCTTATGAAAAAAACATTCCAACTCTTTGATTTCTCTCAAAAGGTAAATTATAAAAACGAAATTTTAGCAGGTTTAACCGTTGCAATGACAATGATTCCTGAATCTTTATCTTTTGCAATTTTGGCAGGATTTCCGCCATTAGTTGGATTATATGCTGCTTTTATTGCAGGATTGGTAACAGCTATTTTTGGAGGAAGACCTGGAATGATTTCGGGCGGAGCGGGAGCAACCGTTATAGTTCTCATTGCTCTCATGAAATCTCACGGAATAGAATATGTTTTTGCAGCCGTTGCGCTCGGCGGTGTGGTGCAAATTTGTATCGGACTTTTTAAACTCGGAAAATTTATTCGTTTAGTGCCACAGCCTGTTATGTTTGGTTTTGTAAATGGTTTGGCAGTTGTGATTTTTATGTCGCAATTAGAACAATTTAAAACCATTGTAAACGGACAAGTTTCTTGGCTTCAGGGAACTCCTTTATATATTATGCTAGGTTTGGTTGCGCTTACTGTTGCTATTGTTTTGTTTTTTCCTAAAATCACAAAAGCGGTTCCAGCGTCTTTAGTTGCAATTATGGTTGTTT encodes the following:
- a CDS encoding TlpA disulfide reductase family protein, which gives rise to MKKIYLLLFFAVVSNLFSQNGKIYLKNSKFNIGKPNTYVYEPPQGLVIEDNAKVNFLYITPTDFSSDISPLKKSGKRYEFTAKVPDSVRVILATINDSQKIADSNNEKGYSVLLKTQNDIELRKSLINEISVRSNGGYFFRLKSDPKREDLIAEYDAVFAKYPKLRDDIVSLEYLYTKKSLNREQGEKDLLAFADKCVKRNTEEYLTSAYYIYSSNNETQDQAKKLKTEISEKFPANRIDAMDFIRKFFDQPDKTEASILESLNAFKTKYPNDTSKRSLSYFYSALVPIYLDKGELEKAIACEPYLNLPEDTYNNFAWGQSGGDLTMPVKDIDFATKVSKRSVDIIEAKRKECYTPDYNGKFNMFADTYALLLYKQGKYDEAFKYQSGVKALDGLDAGGKERYLAMLDKVKSKDEVKAYIEDEISKGNTSPAFLSKLKEIYIEKKLPMAEFDAIQQKTDLLAQENKNKDLLEKFGSKNAFDFTLKNLDGKDTKLSDYKGKIVVLDFWATWCGPCKASFPKMQHLVTKYKDKDVAFLFVNTWENGKEDEILKKVSSYITEKKFDFNVVFDLKQEVVGNYKIQAIPTRIVIDKKGDILAYDNSNTDIGKIIEEQLK
- a CDS encoding class I SAM-dependent methyltransferase, whose protein sequence is MKAEKTSRTAQYMAFFRALETQRKERLFSDPYAIHFIDSKLRLATQLYKYPIAAKYIDNIIQKKIPGALSSGIARTKYIDDLLKNAVSNGIKQVIILGAGFDTRAVRLDLLKEIPVIEIDHPNTSNFKAEVYKNRIGKIPQNIHFLQIDFNKQNLEQLASENNLDFSKPTAIIWEGVTNYLTEDAVKSTFAFISKFAANSHIIFTYVHKNILLNPESFLGGKKLLEDLENLEEHWTFGFFPEDLSDYLNQFNIELREDLGADDYRKKYLLNRSEKGYEFYRTAIGIKK
- a CDS encoding DUF962 domain-containing protein, with product MRTLDQWFAEYAISHQNPKNKAIHYICVPAIFFSIVGLLMSIPSSIISNTLKLNAPIIENWAFIVLLFVLIFYIRLSISMAIKIAVFSMLCLFANYYIGQFVTLWAFSIGVFVIAWIGQFYGHNIEGKKPSFLKDLQFLLIGPAWVVENLFSRK
- a CDS encoding TMEM143 family protein; this encodes MKREHYIPFNKEFLLEQQIAAFAEDAKKTEDFKKLFDIIEHYYHYESFNLNRNLKQNYALYDPDLSEKEREQFINKSDFPVFKETLLKVLERGNYYRIDQNALDKAFKESDLIGLNLSIDFNAFKDFELYARGHHKSKEKVKKYFFWTKEVEIEYYDRVLIYLNYSDADYLKSKKVKLGKMPIDPGSIGLKIFKRVPKNDLETIFPNAIPKMSLKDKMLLWVPAVFGGISLLSAKVIPALINMYDAYQTGETIDLLNSKTSLNQGLIALGILAVYCFRQYNNFINKKIRYSKTLSDSLYFKNVGNNSGAFYSLLNSSEEEALKETILAYTFLHESEKSLTADELDNKIESWFKTKLNTDFDFDVNDALLKLKSIGLGLENNGKWSVLSLNEALITIDELWDNVFQYNQK
- a CDS encoding LytR/AlgR family response regulator transcription factor, with translation MALTYRCLIIDDESPAHKALISHISKFDELEHSGSAFNGMEAIKLLNENQYDIIFLDINMPVISGVELMELQPNRPLTIVTTAYSDFALSAYQNDAIDYLLKPISLDKFAKAIEKAKTYHSGNNLKKEDNSNEKVLSYRSNGQVIETPLTDILYIESLGNYMKLYSRKLKSPIIIYGSLASISTEIDCSHFVQVHRSFIVNTREITSVVNKTLTISNGEVIPVGRKYQILLDNLPIR
- a CDS encoding sensor histidine kinase, with the protein product MKILKIYQNFFLRNLIVHTFILLVIFACVYDELRLAGHDFCYMVSKIAIGYFPCILWITVFNLFVIKKLLFKRKVKVFFLLFLTYWTSFYFFINWFFPLVGFGNFKTLQILSLLINGMFFYFIHVVITKKIMDADKDIMNFKSELSFLKQQLNPHFLLNAMNNLYGEALAEPDKVPDRILNLSDMLRYQIEASKKDYVLLEEEIAFIKKYIEYYTFRNERLTVSQNIEGLHDEIEIPPLFFLPLVENAVKFSAETAEPFINLDLKVKCRSVIFTLKNNCLDSESRLSSTGIGIENLKRRLEVYGLKHDLSCKKEKNMFTVKLSIWHLPTAVL